In Drosophila innubila isolate TH190305 chromosome 2R unlocalized genomic scaffold, UK_Dinn_1.0 1_C_2R, whole genome shotgun sequence, the following are encoded in one genomic region:
- the LOC117783514 gene encoding EH domain-binding protein 1 isoform X1: MGSVWKRLQRVNKRAAKFQFTVSYHDLRLETTAKWRPSNLSVVWTRRSRRVASSPLPWEPDMMNPLVGNISWAVPDNHSISVTLFKDPRTHELEDKDWTFVIEDISLLGKKRVLANANINMRKYASIESTQQSFKLNLKPVSRKITSADLDLTISCVFLREGKATDEDMQSIVSWMSVNNCDVAPLDDLEDIPDLENSGDISDNLYDFTQQLEQLTTSLNGCIDVPTPLSVPSLSEDPTPLAESYNHLNFELEADRESKVEQQTAELPSNNKGQNVELEDSLKTPSASVNLEPVTLSTPTKIAAEDKPILKPNNYERFHEVLTSTPFEQVPAVTGKAKKNTSSRALNFDKQESTSGVDFTNSYADQSTAVLSNTLPTITKTIDNTSETVAVSPEQPKPIKNSNVVSSIAKRSELQPLDLKKSYESTPAVNNMTTNKSSANNTTNSLKPVEKVMLKDNTPGQDLLEWCKDVTKDYPNVKVTNLTTSWRNGMAFCAIIHHFMPHLIDMSKLSAHDVVGNCRIAFDAAETLGIPRVIEPRDMNLLTVPDKLAVMTYLHQLRAHFTGKQLQIEQIGQTSDESSYVIGNYKSDNLSQNLINFSHLKTQLLHQNSLDDEIINQQQQLSPTSKKDVKNIILTSSKSIIGKVLSPTKEKNTINAIQTNKSSSPVDGCGDTPEEIQKFAKEPLSPTSLDANATNRIITRHKEMSEKAKLMMEKIKISKSNERSDANDEERQQRLREQARRLISETRNKSTGTDSPTSPTKLKRFNYTPERTISPIHNGSSSGESYVDVSTKKLPPSWDKVEHHTSPSHRINDANVSPLQSFNAVMDRISPKHEKRNDKLTYIESELEALEREQEAIDQKASNLEARLRAVMGGNPSNNQRETEETEEQLLSQWFTLVNKKNALLRRQMQLNILEQEKDLERKFTMLNQELRAAQSVEDWRKTEVQREKERLLLEELVTIVDKRDQLVQHLHNQEIAIEDDHEIARELEQVDISGGKEKCVIQ, from the exons ATGGGGAGCGTGTGGAAACGTTTGCAGCGTGTTAACAAACGTGCCGCAAAGTTTCAATTCACCGTCTCCTATCATGACCTGCGATTGGAGACCACCGCCAAGTG GCGTCCCTCAAATCTATCCGTAGTATGGACGAGACGTTCGAGGCGTGTTGCCAGCTCACCGTTACCATGGGAACCCGATATGATGAACCCACTGGTGGGCAACATATCGTGGGCAGTGCCCGATAATCATTCAATATCGGTGACGTTATTCAAGGATCCCCGCACTCACGAACTTGAAGACAAAGACTGGACATTTGTAATCGAAGAT ATTTCGCTGTTGGGTAAAAAGCGAGTTTTGGCTAATGCAAACATCAATATGCGTAAATATGCAAGTATCGAATCGACGCAGCAGAGTTTTAAATTGAACCTTAAGCCGGTTTCTCGGAAAATAACATCCGCTGATTTGGACTTGACAATCAGTTGTGTTTTCCTACGCGAGGGGAAGGCAAC cgATGAAGATATGCAAAGCATTGTCTCATGGATGTCAGTGAATAACTGTGATGTTGCACCACTTGATGATTTGGAGGATATACCAGATTTGGAGAACTCTGGCGATATATCAGATAATCTGTATGATTTCACGCAGCAGTTGGAGCAGTTGACAACAAGTTTAAATGGTTGCATCGATGTTCCAACGCCTCTGAGTg ttCCTTCATTATCCGAAGATCCAACTCCATTGGCCGAGTCatataatcatttaaattttgaactaGAAGCGGATCGTGAAAGTAAAGTGGAACAACAGACAGCGGAATTACCGTCAAATAATAAAGGTCAAAACGTTGAACTGGAAGATTCATTGAAAACGCCAAGTGCCAGTGTAAATCTTGAGCCAGTTACTCTCAGCACACCAACCAAAATTGCAGCCGAAGATAAACCCATATTGAAGCCGAATAACTACGAAAGATTCCATGAAGTACTCACCTCCACTCCCTTCGAGCAAGTACCAGCAGTCACGGGCAAGGCAAAGAAGAATACTTCAAGTCGAGCCCTCAACTTTGACAAACAGGAGTCCACAAGTGGCGTCGACTTCACAAATTCTTATGCGGATCAGTCGACGGCTGTGTTGAGCAACACACTACCCACCATCACCAAGACAATCGACAACACATCGGAAACTGTAGCTGTCTCCCCAGAGCAACCAAAGCCCATCAAGAACTCAAATGTCGTTTCATCCATTGCCAAGCGTTCTGAACTTCAACCTTTGGACTTGAAAAAAAGCTATGAGTCTACACCTGCCGTTAATAATATGACAACGAATAAATCTTCGGCTAATAATACTACGAATAGCTTAAAGCCAGTGGAGAAGGTCATGCTTAAGGATAACACTCCTGGCCAAGATTTACTCGAATGGTGCAAAGATGTAACCAAAGATTATCCCAATGTTAAGGTTACAAACCTGACAACCAGCTGGCGCAATGGCATGGCCTTTTGTGCTATCATTCATCACTTTATGCCCCATTTAAT CGACATGTCGAAGCTGAGTGCGCATGATGTGGTTGGCAATTGTCGTATTGCCTTCGATGCGGCGGAAACATTGGGCATACCACGTGTTATTGAACCCAGAGACATGAATCTGCTGACGGTGCCGGATAAATTGGCAGTCATGACTTATCTGCATCAGCTTCGAGCACACTTTACTGGAAAACAGTTGCAAATCGAACAAATTG GCCAGACTTCCGATGAGTCCAGCTATGTGATTGGCAATTACAAATCGGACAATTTGTCGCAGAATCTTATTAATTTCTCGCACCTGAAGACACAGCTTTTGCATCAGAATTCGCTGGACGACGAAATAAtcaatcagcagcaacaattgtcgCCGACTAGTAAAAAGGATGTTAAGAATATTATATTGACTAGTTCAAAGAGCATTATCGGTAAAGTTCTGTCGCCGACCAAGGAGAAAAACACAATCAACGCAATCCAGACAAACAAATCCTCATCTCCGGTTGATGGTTGCGGAGATACGCCGGAGGAAATTCAGAAATTCGCCAAGGAACCGTTGTCACCCACATCGTTAGACGCCAATGCTACGAAC CGAATCATAACGCGCCACAAAGAAATGAGCGAAAAAGCAAAGCTGatgatggaaaaaataaaaatttccaaaTCTAACGAGCGCAGCGATGCTAACGAT GAGGAGCGACAGCAACGATTGCGAGAACAGGCACGACGTCTGATATCGGAGACACGCAATAAGTCAACGGGCACCGACAGCCCAACAAGCCCAACCAAACTGAAGAGATTCAACTATACACCTGAACGTACCATTTCACCTATACACAATGGCAGTAGCAGCGGAGAGTCTTACGTAGATGTCTCCACGAAGAAGTTGCCTCCCAGCTGGGATAAAGTCGAGCATCATACGAGTCCTAGTCATAGAATAAACGATGCCAATGTCAGTCCATTGCAGTCCTTCAACGCCGTCATGGACAGAATATCACCAAAGCACGAGAAGAGA AACGATAAGCTCACATATATTGAATCGGAGCTGGAGGCATTGGAGCGGGAACAGGAGGCAATCGACCAAAAGGCGAGCAATCTGGAAGCGAGACTGCGTGCAGTAATGGGCGGCAATCCAAGTAATAATCAAAGGG AAACTGAGGAAACTGAGGAGCAGCTGCTTTCTCAATGGTTCACACTTGTTAACAAGAAAAATGCTTTACTTCGACGGCAGATGCAGCTGAACATTCT TGAACAAGAAAAGGATCTGGAGCGCAAGTTTACTATGTTGAATCAGGAACTTCGAGCAGCTCAATCCGTTGAGGATTGGCGCAAAACGGAGGTGCAACGTGAAAAGGAGCGACTGCTTTTGGAGGAGCTGGTGACCATTGTGGATAAACGAGATCAGCTTGTGCAACATTTGCACAATCAAGAAATAGC CATTGAGGACGATCACGAAATAGCGCGTGAATTGGAGCAAGTAGACATAAGCGGAGGAAAAGAGAAGTGTGTCATTCAATAG
- the LOC117783514 gene encoding EH domain-binding protein 1 isoform X3 yields the protein MGSVWKRLQRVNKRAAKFQFTVSYHDLRLETTAKWRPSNLSVVWTRRSRRVASSPLPWEPDMMNPLVGNISWAVPDNHSISVTLFKDPRTHELEDKDWTFVIEDISLLGKKRVLANANINMRKYASIESTQQSFKLNLKPVSRKITSADLDLTISCVFLREGKATDEDMQSIVSWMSVNNCDVAPLDDLEDIPDLENSGDISDNLYDFTQQLEQLTTSLNGCIDVPTPLSVPSLSEDPTPLAESYNHLNFELEADRESKVEQQTAELPSNNKGQNVELEDSLKTPSASVNLEPVTLSTPTKIAAEDKPILKPNNYERFHEVLTSTPFEQVPAVTGKAKKNTSSRALNFDKQESTSGVDFTNSYADQSTAVLSNTLPTITKTIDNTSETVAVSPEQPKPIKNSNVVSSIAKRSELQPLDLKKSYESTPAVNNMTTNKSSANNTTNSLKPVEKVMLKDNTPGQDLLEWCKDVTKDYPNVKVTNLTTSWRNGMAFCAIIHHFMPHLIDMSKLSAHDVVGNCRIAFDAAETLGIPRVIEPRDMNLLTVPDKLAVMTYLHQLRAHFTGKQLQIEQIGQTSDESSYVIGNYKSDNLSQNLINFSHLKTQLLHQNSLDDEIINQQQQLSPTSKKDVKNIILTSSKSIIGKVLSPTKEKNTINAIQTNKSSSPVDGCGDTPEEIQKFAKEPLSPTSLDANATNEERQQRLREQARRLISETRNKSTGTDSPTSPTKLKRFNYTPERTISPIHNGSSSGESYVDVSTKKLPPSWDKVEHHTSPSHRINDANVSPLQSFNAVMDRISPKHEKRNDKLTYIESELEALEREQEAIDQKASNLEARLRAVMGGNPSNNQRETEETEEQLLSQWFTLVNKKNALLRRQMQLNILEQEKDLERKFTMLNQELRAAQSVEDWRKTEVQREKERLLLEELVTIVDKRDQLVQHLHNQEIAIEDDHEIARELEQVDISGGKEKCVIQ from the exons ATGGGGAGCGTGTGGAAACGTTTGCAGCGTGTTAACAAACGTGCCGCAAAGTTTCAATTCACCGTCTCCTATCATGACCTGCGATTGGAGACCACCGCCAAGTG GCGTCCCTCAAATCTATCCGTAGTATGGACGAGACGTTCGAGGCGTGTTGCCAGCTCACCGTTACCATGGGAACCCGATATGATGAACCCACTGGTGGGCAACATATCGTGGGCAGTGCCCGATAATCATTCAATATCGGTGACGTTATTCAAGGATCCCCGCACTCACGAACTTGAAGACAAAGACTGGACATTTGTAATCGAAGAT ATTTCGCTGTTGGGTAAAAAGCGAGTTTTGGCTAATGCAAACATCAATATGCGTAAATATGCAAGTATCGAATCGACGCAGCAGAGTTTTAAATTGAACCTTAAGCCGGTTTCTCGGAAAATAACATCCGCTGATTTGGACTTGACAATCAGTTGTGTTTTCCTACGCGAGGGGAAGGCAAC cgATGAAGATATGCAAAGCATTGTCTCATGGATGTCAGTGAATAACTGTGATGTTGCACCACTTGATGATTTGGAGGATATACCAGATTTGGAGAACTCTGGCGATATATCAGATAATCTGTATGATTTCACGCAGCAGTTGGAGCAGTTGACAACAAGTTTAAATGGTTGCATCGATGTTCCAACGCCTCTGAGTg ttCCTTCATTATCCGAAGATCCAACTCCATTGGCCGAGTCatataatcatttaaattttgaactaGAAGCGGATCGTGAAAGTAAAGTGGAACAACAGACAGCGGAATTACCGTCAAATAATAAAGGTCAAAACGTTGAACTGGAAGATTCATTGAAAACGCCAAGTGCCAGTGTAAATCTTGAGCCAGTTACTCTCAGCACACCAACCAAAATTGCAGCCGAAGATAAACCCATATTGAAGCCGAATAACTACGAAAGATTCCATGAAGTACTCACCTCCACTCCCTTCGAGCAAGTACCAGCAGTCACGGGCAAGGCAAAGAAGAATACTTCAAGTCGAGCCCTCAACTTTGACAAACAGGAGTCCACAAGTGGCGTCGACTTCACAAATTCTTATGCGGATCAGTCGACGGCTGTGTTGAGCAACACACTACCCACCATCACCAAGACAATCGACAACACATCGGAAACTGTAGCTGTCTCCCCAGAGCAACCAAAGCCCATCAAGAACTCAAATGTCGTTTCATCCATTGCCAAGCGTTCTGAACTTCAACCTTTGGACTTGAAAAAAAGCTATGAGTCTACACCTGCCGTTAATAATATGACAACGAATAAATCTTCGGCTAATAATACTACGAATAGCTTAAAGCCAGTGGAGAAGGTCATGCTTAAGGATAACACTCCTGGCCAAGATTTACTCGAATGGTGCAAAGATGTAACCAAAGATTATCCCAATGTTAAGGTTACAAACCTGACAACCAGCTGGCGCAATGGCATGGCCTTTTGTGCTATCATTCATCACTTTATGCCCCATTTAAT CGACATGTCGAAGCTGAGTGCGCATGATGTGGTTGGCAATTGTCGTATTGCCTTCGATGCGGCGGAAACATTGGGCATACCACGTGTTATTGAACCCAGAGACATGAATCTGCTGACGGTGCCGGATAAATTGGCAGTCATGACTTATCTGCATCAGCTTCGAGCACACTTTACTGGAAAACAGTTGCAAATCGAACAAATTG GCCAGACTTCCGATGAGTCCAGCTATGTGATTGGCAATTACAAATCGGACAATTTGTCGCAGAATCTTATTAATTTCTCGCACCTGAAGACACAGCTTTTGCATCAGAATTCGCTGGACGACGAAATAAtcaatcagcagcaacaattgtcgCCGACTAGTAAAAAGGATGTTAAGAATATTATATTGACTAGTTCAAAGAGCATTATCGGTAAAGTTCTGTCGCCGACCAAGGAGAAAAACACAATCAACGCAATCCAGACAAACAAATCCTCATCTCCGGTTGATGGTTGCGGAGATACGCCGGAGGAAATTCAGAAATTCGCCAAGGAACCGTTGTCACCCACATCGTTAGACGCCAATGCTACGAAC GAGGAGCGACAGCAACGATTGCGAGAACAGGCACGACGTCTGATATCGGAGACACGCAATAAGTCAACGGGCACCGACAGCCCAACAAGCCCAACCAAACTGAAGAGATTCAACTATACACCTGAACGTACCATTTCACCTATACACAATGGCAGTAGCAGCGGAGAGTCTTACGTAGATGTCTCCACGAAGAAGTTGCCTCCCAGCTGGGATAAAGTCGAGCATCATACGAGTCCTAGTCATAGAATAAACGATGCCAATGTCAGTCCATTGCAGTCCTTCAACGCCGTCATGGACAGAATATCACCAAAGCACGAGAAGAGA AACGATAAGCTCACATATATTGAATCGGAGCTGGAGGCATTGGAGCGGGAACAGGAGGCAATCGACCAAAAGGCGAGCAATCTGGAAGCGAGACTGCGTGCAGTAATGGGCGGCAATCCAAGTAATAATCAAAGGG AAACTGAGGAAACTGAGGAGCAGCTGCTTTCTCAATGGTTCACACTTGTTAACAAGAAAAATGCTTTACTTCGACGGCAGATGCAGCTGAACATTCT TGAACAAGAAAAGGATCTGGAGCGCAAGTTTACTATGTTGAATCAGGAACTTCGAGCAGCTCAATCCGTTGAGGATTGGCGCAAAACGGAGGTGCAACGTGAAAAGGAGCGACTGCTTTTGGAGGAGCTGGTGACCATTGTGGATAAACGAGATCAGCTTGTGCAACATTTGCACAATCAAGAAATAGC CATTGAGGACGATCACGAAATAGCGCGTGAATTGGAGCAAGTAGACATAAGCGGAGGAAAAGAGAAGTGTGTCATTCAATAG
- the LOC117783514 gene encoding EH domain-binding protein 1 isoform X2 — protein sequence MGSVWKRLQRVNKRAAKFQFTVSYHDLRLETTAKWRPSNLSVVWTRRSRRVASSPLPWEPDMMNPLVGNISWAVPDNHSISVTLFKDPRTHELEDKDWTFVIEDISLLGKKRVLANANINMRKYASIESTQQSFKLNLKPVSRKITSADLDLTISCVFLREGKATDEDMQSIVSWMSVNNCDVAPLDDLEDIPDLENSGDISDNLYDFTQQLEQLTTSLNGCIDVPTPLSVPSLSEDPTPLAESYNHLNFELEADRESKVEQQTAELPSNNKGQNVELEDSLKTPSASVNLEPVTLSTPTKIAAEDKPILKPNNYERFHEVLTSTPFEQVPAVTGKAKKNTSSRALNFDKQESTSGVDFTNSYADQSTAVLSNTLPTITKTIDNTSETVAVSPEQPKPIKNSNVVSSIAKRSELQPLDLKKSYESTPAVNNMTTNKSSANNTTNSLKPVEKVMLKDNTPGQDLLEWCKDVTKDYPNVKVTNLTTSWRNGMAFCAIIHHFMPHLIDMSKLSAHDVVGNCRIAFDAAETLGIPRVIEPRDMNLLTVPDKLAVMTYLHQLRAHFTGKQLQIEQIGQTSDESSYVIGNYKSDNLSQNLINFSHLKTQLLHQNSLDDEIINQQQQLSPTSKKDVKNIILTSSKSIIGKVLSPTKEKNTINAIQTNKSSSPVDGCGDTPEEIQKFAKEPLSPTSLDANATNRIITRHKEMSEKAKLMMEKIKISKSNERSDANDEERQQRLREQARRLISETRNKSTGTDSPTSPTKLKRFNYTPERTISPIHNGSSSGESYVDVSTKKLPPSWDKVEHHTSPSHRINDANVSPLQSFNAVMDRISPKHEKRNDKLTYIESELEALEREQEAIDQKASNLEARLRAVMGGNPKTEETEEQLLSQWFTLVNKKNALLRRQMQLNILEQEKDLERKFTMLNQELRAAQSVEDWRKTEVQREKERLLLEELVTIVDKRDQLVQHLHNQEIAIEDDHEIARELEQVDISGGKEKCVIQ from the exons ATGGGGAGCGTGTGGAAACGTTTGCAGCGTGTTAACAAACGTGCCGCAAAGTTTCAATTCACCGTCTCCTATCATGACCTGCGATTGGAGACCACCGCCAAGTG GCGTCCCTCAAATCTATCCGTAGTATGGACGAGACGTTCGAGGCGTGTTGCCAGCTCACCGTTACCATGGGAACCCGATATGATGAACCCACTGGTGGGCAACATATCGTGGGCAGTGCCCGATAATCATTCAATATCGGTGACGTTATTCAAGGATCCCCGCACTCACGAACTTGAAGACAAAGACTGGACATTTGTAATCGAAGAT ATTTCGCTGTTGGGTAAAAAGCGAGTTTTGGCTAATGCAAACATCAATATGCGTAAATATGCAAGTATCGAATCGACGCAGCAGAGTTTTAAATTGAACCTTAAGCCGGTTTCTCGGAAAATAACATCCGCTGATTTGGACTTGACAATCAGTTGTGTTTTCCTACGCGAGGGGAAGGCAAC cgATGAAGATATGCAAAGCATTGTCTCATGGATGTCAGTGAATAACTGTGATGTTGCACCACTTGATGATTTGGAGGATATACCAGATTTGGAGAACTCTGGCGATATATCAGATAATCTGTATGATTTCACGCAGCAGTTGGAGCAGTTGACAACAAGTTTAAATGGTTGCATCGATGTTCCAACGCCTCTGAGTg ttCCTTCATTATCCGAAGATCCAACTCCATTGGCCGAGTCatataatcatttaaattttgaactaGAAGCGGATCGTGAAAGTAAAGTGGAACAACAGACAGCGGAATTACCGTCAAATAATAAAGGTCAAAACGTTGAACTGGAAGATTCATTGAAAACGCCAAGTGCCAGTGTAAATCTTGAGCCAGTTACTCTCAGCACACCAACCAAAATTGCAGCCGAAGATAAACCCATATTGAAGCCGAATAACTACGAAAGATTCCATGAAGTACTCACCTCCACTCCCTTCGAGCAAGTACCAGCAGTCACGGGCAAGGCAAAGAAGAATACTTCAAGTCGAGCCCTCAACTTTGACAAACAGGAGTCCACAAGTGGCGTCGACTTCACAAATTCTTATGCGGATCAGTCGACGGCTGTGTTGAGCAACACACTACCCACCATCACCAAGACAATCGACAACACATCGGAAACTGTAGCTGTCTCCCCAGAGCAACCAAAGCCCATCAAGAACTCAAATGTCGTTTCATCCATTGCCAAGCGTTCTGAACTTCAACCTTTGGACTTGAAAAAAAGCTATGAGTCTACACCTGCCGTTAATAATATGACAACGAATAAATCTTCGGCTAATAATACTACGAATAGCTTAAAGCCAGTGGAGAAGGTCATGCTTAAGGATAACACTCCTGGCCAAGATTTACTCGAATGGTGCAAAGATGTAACCAAAGATTATCCCAATGTTAAGGTTACAAACCTGACAACCAGCTGGCGCAATGGCATGGCCTTTTGTGCTATCATTCATCACTTTATGCCCCATTTAAT CGACATGTCGAAGCTGAGTGCGCATGATGTGGTTGGCAATTGTCGTATTGCCTTCGATGCGGCGGAAACATTGGGCATACCACGTGTTATTGAACCCAGAGACATGAATCTGCTGACGGTGCCGGATAAATTGGCAGTCATGACTTATCTGCATCAGCTTCGAGCACACTTTACTGGAAAACAGTTGCAAATCGAACAAATTG GCCAGACTTCCGATGAGTCCAGCTATGTGATTGGCAATTACAAATCGGACAATTTGTCGCAGAATCTTATTAATTTCTCGCACCTGAAGACACAGCTTTTGCATCAGAATTCGCTGGACGACGAAATAAtcaatcagcagcaacaattgtcgCCGACTAGTAAAAAGGATGTTAAGAATATTATATTGACTAGTTCAAAGAGCATTATCGGTAAAGTTCTGTCGCCGACCAAGGAGAAAAACACAATCAACGCAATCCAGACAAACAAATCCTCATCTCCGGTTGATGGTTGCGGAGATACGCCGGAGGAAATTCAGAAATTCGCCAAGGAACCGTTGTCACCCACATCGTTAGACGCCAATGCTACGAAC CGAATCATAACGCGCCACAAAGAAATGAGCGAAAAAGCAAAGCTGatgatggaaaaaataaaaatttccaaaTCTAACGAGCGCAGCGATGCTAACGAT GAGGAGCGACAGCAACGATTGCGAGAACAGGCACGACGTCTGATATCGGAGACACGCAATAAGTCAACGGGCACCGACAGCCCAACAAGCCCAACCAAACTGAAGAGATTCAACTATACACCTGAACGTACCATTTCACCTATACACAATGGCAGTAGCAGCGGAGAGTCTTACGTAGATGTCTCCACGAAGAAGTTGCCTCCCAGCTGGGATAAAGTCGAGCATCATACGAGTCCTAGTCATAGAATAAACGATGCCAATGTCAGTCCATTGCAGTCCTTCAACGCCGTCATGGACAGAATATCACCAAAGCACGAGAAGAGA AACGATAAGCTCACATATATTGAATCGGAGCTGGAGGCATTGGAGCGGGAACAGGAGGCAATCGACCAAAAGGCGAGCAATCTGGAAGCGAGACTGCGTGCAGTAATGGGCGGCAATCCAA AAACTGAGGAAACTGAGGAGCAGCTGCTTTCTCAATGGTTCACACTTGTTAACAAGAAAAATGCTTTACTTCGACGGCAGATGCAGCTGAACATTCT TGAACAAGAAAAGGATCTGGAGCGCAAGTTTACTATGTTGAATCAGGAACTTCGAGCAGCTCAATCCGTTGAGGATTGGCGCAAAACGGAGGTGCAACGTGAAAAGGAGCGACTGCTTTTGGAGGAGCTGGTGACCATTGTGGATAAACGAGATCAGCTTGTGCAACATTTGCACAATCAAGAAATAGC CATTGAGGACGATCACGAAATAGCGCGTGAATTGGAGCAAGTAGACATAAGCGGAGGAAAAGAGAAGTGTGTCATTCAATAG